One window from the genome of Amycolatopsis sp. NBC_01480 encodes:
- a CDS encoding histidine phosphatase family protein yields MSARVLLARHGQTEWHAENRYAGSSEVELTAEGLRQAEALGRYAAEVKPAALFCSPQDRARRTIAPAAEALGLAPEIVGDLRETHFGIAEGRTRDEVRASDPGVVERFLADPVAGSFPGAENPLAAAERGARAVREIARRGHGLALVVAHNTLLRLTFCHLLGIPLATYRTVFPQLGNAAVTELEITGDRTALLRFNLPLGTR; encoded by the coding sequence GTGAGCGCACGAGTGCTGCTGGCCAGGCACGGACAGACTGAATGGCACGCCGAGAACCGGTACGCCGGCAGCAGCGAGGTGGAGTTGACGGCGGAAGGGCTTCGCCAGGCCGAAGCGCTCGGGCGATACGCCGCCGAGGTGAAGCCGGCCGCGCTGTTCTGCTCGCCGCAAGACCGGGCGCGCCGCACGATCGCGCCCGCCGCGGAAGCACTCGGGCTGGCCCCGGAAATCGTCGGCGACCTGCGGGAAACCCATTTCGGCATCGCCGAAGGACGCACCCGGGACGAGGTGCGGGCCAGCGACCCCGGCGTGGTCGAGCGGTTCCTGGCCGATCCCGTCGCGGGCTCGTTCCCCGGCGCCGAGAACCCGCTCGCGGCCGCGGAGCGCGGGGCGCGCGCGGTCCGCGAGATCGCGCGGCGCGGCCACGGGCTCGCGCTGGTGGTCGCGCACAACACGCTGCTGCGCCTAACTTTCTGCCACCTGCTCGGCATTCCGCTCGCCACTTACCGCACCGTGTTCCCCCAGCTGGGCAATGCCGCGGTGACCGAACTGGAGATCACCGGCGACCGCACGGCCCTGCTGCGCTTCAACCTGCCACTCGGCACGCGATAA
- a CDS encoding DeoR/GlpR family DNA-binding transcription regulator yields MSSEKPVAHTRETRQQTVVDYVFRQGSASINALVDLTGVSNMTVHRDVDELARRGLLRKYRGGVSAMPSTVFESNAEYRMNANATAKRLIALQALDHVEPGMSVLLDDSTSALALARLLHNVTPLTVATNYLGAIDELKEVDELRLICIGGDYSSTHDSFLGMQSLEAIERLSVDIAFVSTSAMTAQMTYHQEPEIVMIKRAMLASARKKVLLMDGTKLERSALHRLAPLEDFDLLIIDYDIQAHLVDELRSRVRVQVASERK; encoded by the coding sequence ATGTCGAGTGAGAAACCGGTCGCGCACACGCGCGAGACCCGTCAGCAAACGGTGGTCGACTACGTGTTCCGCCAGGGCTCGGCGTCGATCAACGCCCTGGTGGACCTCACCGGGGTCAGCAACATGACGGTGCACCGCGACGTCGACGAGCTCGCCCGCCGCGGCCTGCTGCGGAAGTACCGCGGCGGCGTTTCCGCCATGCCGTCGACAGTCTTCGAAAGCAACGCCGAGTACCGCATGAACGCCAACGCCACCGCGAAGCGCCTGATCGCGCTCCAGGCGCTGGACCACGTCGAGCCCGGCATGTCCGTGCTGCTCGACGATTCGACGAGCGCGCTCGCGCTGGCCCGGCTGCTGCACAACGTCACGCCGCTGACCGTGGCCACCAACTACCTCGGCGCGATCGACGAGCTGAAAGAGGTCGACGAGCTGCGGCTGATCTGCATCGGCGGGGACTACTCGAGCACCCACGACTCGTTCCTCGGCATGCAGAGCCTGGAGGCGATCGAACGGCTCTCGGTGGACATCGCGTTCGTCTCCACCTCGGCGATGACCGCGCAGATGACCTATCACCAAGAGCCCGAGATCGTGATGATCAAGCGCGCGATGCTGGCCAGCGCGCGCAAGAAGGTCCTGCTGATGGATGGCACCAAGCTGGAGCGCTCGGCCCTGCACCGGCTCGCGCCACTGGAGGATTTCGACCTGCTGATCATCGACTACGACATCCAGGCGCATCTGGTCGATGAGCTGCGCAGCCGCGTCCGGGTGCAGGTCGCCTCCGAGCGCAAGTGA
- a CDS encoding HAD family hydrolase gives MTLEAVVFDLDGVLVDSEHLWEENWVAYAARHQVEWTAEDTASVQGMSAPEWAAYLARRCGVPEQAEEVERAVVDGMIAAIEAGEAPLLPGAGEMVREVSARVPVALASSAARRVIDAVLDKHQLAAEFTATVSSAEVARGKPSPDVYLEAAARLGRSGEDCLGVEDSGNGIRAAAAAGLTVVALPNPTYPPKPEALALASAVAEDNHDVRRKLLAYLAGEPVAAGN, from the coding sequence ATGACGCTCGAAGCGGTGGTGTTCGACCTCGACGGTGTGCTGGTCGACAGTGAACACCTCTGGGAGGAGAACTGGGTCGCGTACGCCGCCCGCCACCAGGTCGAGTGGACGGCCGAGGACACCGCTTCGGTGCAGGGCATGAGCGCGCCCGAGTGGGCCGCCTACCTCGCCCGCCGCTGCGGGGTGCCGGAGCAGGCCGAAGAGGTGGAGCGCGCGGTGGTCGACGGCATGATCGCCGCCATCGAGGCGGGTGAGGCCCCGCTGCTGCCGGGTGCCGGCGAGATGGTGCGCGAGGTCAGCGCGCGGGTGCCGGTGGCGCTCGCGTCCTCGGCGGCGCGGCGGGTGATCGACGCCGTGCTGGACAAGCACCAGCTCGCCGCCGAGTTCACCGCCACCGTCTCCAGCGCCGAGGTCGCGCGCGGCAAGCCGAGCCCGGATGTCTACCTCGAAGCGGCCGCACGGCTGGGCCGCTCCGGCGAGGACTGCCTCGGGGTGGAGGACTCCGGCAACGGCATCCGGGCGGCGGCCGCGGCCGGGCTCACCGTCGTCGCGCTGCCGAACCCCACTTACCCGCCGAAGCCGGAAGCGCTGGCGCTGGCCAGCGCGGTGGCCGAGGACAACCACGACGTTCGCCGGAAGCTGCTGGCCTACCTGGCCGGCGAGCCGGTGGCGGCGGGGAACTGA
- a CDS encoding dihydroxyacetone kinase family protein, producing the protein MTTLGTADTFKRQWLDGFVTAYGRTVRKVPDAYGVIRREGGTRPGKVAVVIGGGCGHYPAFAGLVGPGLADGAVVGDVFTSPSAEQVYRTARAADTGAGVLFGFGNYQGDVLHFGLAARRLAAEGISSRTILVTDDIASGPAAEPERRRGVAGDFLVFKIAGAAAERGYDLEAVHAVAEKANARTRTFGVAFGGCTLPGAAEPLFTVADREMEVGLGIHGEPGVRTVGRLSAAELADELVDGLLPELPEGGRVVALLNGLGRTKYEEMFVTYTRVHERLAEAGLSPVHTEVGEFVTSLDMAGVSLSILVLDDELAELYAAPCDTPGYRTAGAELAQVPLESTVDELLAETQPGTGLVDRILTAALRSIEENEAELGRLDAVAADGDHGLGMTRGMRAAVVAARRNEKTVSGALLAAGTAFADAAGGASGALYGVLLAETGAGLKGLAADEITTVVLADAVDGAVRAFTELGKAEPGDKTMLDAIEPFRAELREQAGADVVEAWRKAARAAVTAAGETAHLLPAKGRAARLAQRSKGHPDPGAVSFSLLVTAVGEELGRNEG; encoded by the coding sequence ATGACCACCTTGGGCACCGCGGACACGTTCAAACGGCAGTGGCTGGACGGGTTCGTCACCGCGTACGGCCGCACGGTCCGCAAGGTGCCGGACGCGTACGGCGTGATCCGGCGGGAGGGCGGCACGCGGCCGGGCAAGGTCGCGGTCGTGATCGGCGGCGGCTGCGGGCATTACCCCGCGTTCGCCGGCCTGGTCGGGCCGGGCCTCGCCGACGGCGCGGTGGTGGGGGACGTCTTCACCAGCCCCAGCGCCGAGCAGGTCTACCGCACCGCGCGCGCCGCCGACACCGGTGCGGGTGTGCTGTTCGGTTTCGGGAACTACCAAGGGGATGTGCTGCACTTCGGCCTCGCCGCGCGAAGGCTGGCCGCCGAAGGCATCAGCAGCCGCACGATCCTGGTCACCGACGACATCGCGAGCGGCCCGGCGGCCGAGCCCGAACGTCGTCGCGGGGTGGCGGGCGACTTCCTCGTCTTCAAGATCGCCGGAGCGGCGGCGGAACGCGGCTACGACCTCGAAGCGGTGCACGCGGTCGCGGAGAAGGCGAACGCGCGCACTCGCACGTTCGGCGTCGCGTTCGGCGGCTGCACGCTGCCCGGCGCCGCGGAGCCGCTCTTCACGGTCGCCGACCGCGAGATGGAGGTCGGGCTCGGCATCCACGGCGAGCCCGGAGTCCGCACCGTCGGCCGGCTCTCCGCGGCCGAGCTGGCCGACGAACTCGTCGACGGCCTGCTGCCGGAGCTGCCGGAAGGCGGCCGGGTGGTGGCGTTGCTGAACGGGCTGGGCCGCACCAAGTACGAGGAAATGTTCGTCACGTACACCCGGGTGCACGAGCGGCTGGCCGAAGCGGGCCTCAGCCCCGTGCACACCGAGGTCGGCGAATTCGTCACCTCGCTCGACATGGCCGGGGTCTCGTTGTCGATCCTGGTGCTCGACGACGAACTGGCCGAGCTGTACGCGGCGCCGTGCGACACCCCGGGTTACCGCACCGCCGGCGCGGAGCTGGCGCAGGTACCACTGGAGTCCACAGTGGACGAATTGCTTGCGGAGACACAGCCGGGCACCGGGCTCGTGGACCGGATCCTCACCGCCGCGCTGCGGAGCATCGAGGAAAACGAAGCGGAGCTGGGACGGCTCGACGCGGTGGCCGCGGACGGTGACCACGGGCTCGGGATGACGCGTGGGATGCGCGCGGCCGTAGTTGCCGCGCGGCGTAACGAAAAAACGGTGTCCGGCGCGCTGCTCGCCGCGGGAACCGCCTTTGCCGACGCCGCGGGCGGTGCCTCCGGCGCCCTTTATGGCGTGCTGCTCGCCGAGACGGGCGCGGGCCTGAAAGGGCTCGCCGCGGACGAGATCACCACCGTCGTGCTCGCCGACGCCGTCGACGGTGCCGTCCGGGCATTCACCGAGCTGGGCAAAGCCGAGCCGGGGGACAAGACGATGCTCGACGCCATCGAGCCGTTCCGCGCCGAGCTGCGCGAGCAGGCCGGGGCAGACGTCGTCGAGGCGTGGCGGAAGGCGGCGCGGGCGGCGGTGACCGCGGCCGGGGAGACCGCGCACCTGTTGCCGGCCAAGGGACGCGCTGCCCGGCTGGCGCAGCGGAGCAAGGGCCACCCGGATCCCGGCGCGGTCTCGTTCTCCCTGCTGGTCACGGCCGTCGGCGAAGAGCTGGGAAGGAACGAGGGCTGA